Genomic window (Rosa chinensis cultivar Old Blush chromosome 6, RchiOBHm-V2, whole genome shotgun sequence):
AAGCTGCATATCTTCTCCGGCACAAACCCTGTCAACATATTGAAACCAATATCCAAAACCTCAATGGTCTTCAGGTTCACAAGACTCTTCGGCAATGGCCCTATGAGCCCGTTATTGCTCACATCCAGAACAGTCACATTCCCTAGATTCCCCATCTCCTCAGGAAAGCACCCACTCATATTGTTGTTCATGAACATCAACTCCTCCACATTAGGCATCTGCCCAATGCTGCGAGGTATGCACCCACTGAATTTGTTAAAACCAAAAGTCACAACCGTTACCGTCGAGTTTCCTAGCGTCTCTGGGATATTAGATGTAAACCTGTTGTGGTTCAAGAAAATGGCATCGAATGGCTTCCAGAACAGATTCGGAGGCAACTCCCCTTCGAACTCGTTGTATCTGATGTCAAGGTACTTAATCCCCGGCCATTCTAGAACGACCATCGGAAACTCGCCGACGAATCGGTTGTTGCTGATGTCGAATTCAAACATGAGTTTGAGCCTCCTGAAGCTCCGCGGCACAATTCCACAGAACCTGTTCGAGTTAAGGTGGACGAGAGCCAGATCAGTCAGGAGCCCGAATTCGACCGGAAAGTGAGCGGCGATGTCTGCATGGTTGAGGTCCAGACCAGCCACAACGTTCAGTTTCTCATCGTCAAGCGCCGGAGAGCAGAAAACCCCATTGTATTTACACACATCAGGTCCTTCCCAATTGGCGGTGAAGTTAGTCGGGTCGGAGTAGATGGCGTTTTTCAGTGCATGGAGGCCCACATAGGCTGACTTGAGCCTGTCATTGGCGAATGTGAGCTTCGCATCGACTTCGATTTTGTAGTCATCTGGTAGATCACCATTTTCAGGGAGTGCCGTGAGTTGGCGTTTCGCTATGTATGAGGCTTCGTCATTGGTCAAGGCCGAGGTGAGGGATGAGAAAGACGAGAGGTAAATGGAGAAGATCAACAGAGAGAAGCCTAAAGCGTTGTGTGTGAGAATAGTTGCCATGTTCGTCACCTCGGTTAGCCCAAGGCTGCTTATGAAATCTTTGAAGATGGAGAACGTGTTATATATTATGAAAGGAGGTTGTAGATTGAGACTTTGAAAGGCATTGAATAGCTGTAAAAGAAGGTCTGCTTCTCTGGTTGAAGAGCCCGACAAGTATGGAACTCTTTACATGCACCCACAAAACTTGGAGGTACGTACCTTCAATTTTGAGTTTTAAAATTGGTTGACAGTTTACATACCTGTGTTAACGAGCGCTGATATCtaaaaattgacaattgacCTGGTCTTCCTTTAGTTAAGTGCAATGTGTCATGGTGAATAACTAGAATTTGGCATGGTAAATTAATCACTAATTCATATCCATGAAATCTATTTCCCACTTGGCATGaataagaagggaaaaaaaaaaaaaaacccttttaATTAGTGATTTTCAAGAACACACCAACAATAAATTCTTTCGAGAGTTTTCCAAAGACCCATGATCCATGTCATACTGTTGGTCATGAGAACTGAGAAAGACGACATTGAATTAATGGCATTAGCTCAAGTCAAAGAAGCAGGAACAAGAGAATTTACTTCATTGTTTTCTGCTTTTTCTCACATGTCGAAAGTGACCGAAGTCTGTTAATTTGCACAAACAGCTTAACAGTCCATGTGCAACCCACACTGTAACTTTTTGTGGAGGGAAAGAGAATGGAGATCATTGGAAATTTGAAACCTACTGAACCTATGTTGCTGTTAGTCTCTACTACTCTGAAGCTGATCACAACTTCACTAGTATTGATACCCCAATTTTTGAAATACAAGATGCATTTAAACTAATAATGAAAATTGCTTCTAAACATGTCTGAATGATACTTTCTAGTTGGTTTAATCTTTCAGTCTGTTACTGGAGTCTTTAGAAGTATGTTTCTCTGTATCTTAGTAATgaagctttgttttttttttttggccaagaTCTTTCCAATGAAGCTTAAACCTTCTCTTCTGCATTTGACTAAAGCGTCTGTCTGTTGCtataaacttttcaatttttgcTATGCAGGATACTTATAGTTCTTGGGAGCTTGCTTCATGAGCGTGATAGGCATTCGGAAGCACACTGAGGGCAGGTACCAATATATTTCACAATTTCCACTGTAGTTGAATGTCTAGTCTCTTTGCCATTATGATAAGAGAAAAATAGGAAAGGATTATTTTATAGTGTATGGAAGAGAATTTCTGCGTTGCGTGTTATAGATCTAATTTAATAACtttaaatagaaaaagaaaattattatttaGCAAACCATGTGCAACCCACACTCAGTGGCGGAACGTTATTGGGGCCAGAGGTGGCCCTAGCCCCCCCAAACTCATTTAAAATATGATGTGGCCATATGTGATTGGCTGAaaattatttcagaaaatataaaataattaagttatgGCCCTCTATTTTCCTAATGTACTGTGtttcctatgttttgtgaaaggAAACTATTAATTAATTCTTTAATGTTGAGAGTAATTACTTCTAACCTAGTTATTGGTGTTTtggagaaagaaattttttaaaGGAAAACATTAAAACAGATTTTAAATGTACATTTATAGAAAAatggggctgtgaccacttactcaattttaaccaaaaaattgcccacttactccactaagagttttttactcccatcTACCCAATCTAATATCTAGTGACAGTATTGCCcttttaattaacaaactacaCCTTTTAGACTCCTCTTcgattcctctctctctctctctctctctctctctctctctctctctctctctctctctctctctctctctctctctctctctctctctctcttcatgtTTGCAGATCTGGATCGGCGGAAATTTCCGGTCATCCAACGAACATGAGGGAGAACAACGAGTTTGGGTTTGAATTACATAGCTTTAAGCAAACAGTTGCTACAGTACATTGAGCGAGGGGTTTCAACAGCTTGCCTCGGCCCTCCGGCATTGATCACATAGCTTTAAGCAAACACCTCCGGTGTTTCAACACCTGCTGCAAATTCCTCTCTTACTTGCTACCTTTAGCGGCGAGGCCCAAGCAACCGGCGATCCCACCGGGTCCGATTGCGGCAACGAGGACCGGTCGCCGTCGTCTTCCGTCTACGATTCTCTCGGCGTGTTGAAAGTCATGACCGCCGCTCTCTTTCCTCCTCCAGCGTCGTCCTCGACCGGTTTCTGCTCCGAGTTCGAGTTCTGAGCTGAAAATTCAGAGCTGAAACCTACCGAAAACGACGTCGAAGTCTGCCACCGAAAATCGGGCTTGTCCTGTAATTCGCCACATTCGGCAATCCCCAAACTCCAGCCGGAACCACACCAGAGAGGGAGTTGTTGACCCTGAACCGGGTTAGCGTTGTGCACTTCCCGTAGTTTGCCAGAATTTCGCCGGTCAACTTGTTCTGAAGCATGAGCAGCTCCTTCATCGTCCCTTTGTTGCTtgatttcgtttttttttttttggtaaatttggcagaagaatgaaaaaaaagttttattcaGTAGTTAGACATGTCTATTGCGggacaataataagattattgggaggcagtaatatgagtattggggggcaataatatacatataaattgatcaattgtgtctgtagtgtattcattttggttttgggagtttatgcaattcactggagggtaataatatgattattaggaggcaataatatgattattggggggcagtaatatgagtattggggggcagtaatatggttactgggggcaataatatgatcaattgtgacttatagtgtattcattttggtttggggattttatacaattcactggatgaaaataatatgaatttgggaggcaataatatgattaccgggggcaataatatggttactggatattattaAGGACCGGTCGCCGGATCCCCGTCACCGGTCgttggattccggtcaccgttagccggattccgatcaccagTCGCCGGATTCCAATCACCGGTCGCCGGCGccctgccactggtcaccggaggtcggcaaggtggaggatgacttctccctctaagtgaaaaagaaagagagggcaaaaaagtctaaaaaaaataaaaaagaattaattgggtaaagaggaaataatcccttagagtgttttgggtaaatggggttaaaaaacagttggtggagcaagtgggcaatttttagcctaaaattgggtaaatgatcatttcccctagaAAAGTagtaaaaatattttatatttatttttaaaaataattattatatttttttttggcccCTCCAAAGATAACTTTCAAGTTCCACCATTGGGCCACAGTGTAACTCTTttagggagggagggagaatGGAGATCATCAGAAACTTGAAAGCAATTGAACCTAAATTGCTGTTAGTTTCTACTAACTGCTGACTTCTGGAACTCACCACAAGCAATGGCACCCCATTCTTGGAAGAGCAAGATTCCTTGACTCAGAatagaaatcaaaattgaagCAACTGCCAATAACTActttattaaattaaaattagTACAAACCAAATGAAGCTTGTCTATACTGGTATGCCGCTTCTGCAGTATTGCCTCGATCTGCTTCAAGTTCACATTGGTATAATCTGTTGAAGCTATATTCTGTTATTAAAAACTTTCATACCAGGGTTTTGAGGTAACCgtttatgaataaaatcagTCATAATTGTGGCATGGATTTGCCCTATTTTACGAGTTTGCTCCTTCTTATTTTTAGTGTCTGACTGTCTGTTGAGTGATTGTTAAAGGCCTATGTTTGATACCTTTTCTTCATCAATTACGGGTTCTAAGACATAAGTCTAAAATTAATAGCATACATCACCAGAAATAAGAAGAATACAACTCTTATAAGCTGCTGTAAAAGCGGCTATATTTTGATTTCAATGTCAAAAAGCTCTCTTACAAAAATGACGAACTCTTactttttgaaagaaaagttCATTGAATTAGCGATTGAAATCGCTTAAGAGGGCATCCCAATGGGGAGCATACAAAGACAAGAAACGCCTAGGTGCTAGAGCTAAGATAGAACAAACTAGAAGATGTACTACATCAACCGGTTGTTCTTGTACAATAAAACTCTGCTTTGAAACTTTTCTAGAAAAACTAGCAAATTCAGAAGGTAAATCCTCATCatcctcaagataattaccaacaacgGAACCATTGTCATGACCTTGAAAATTGTAGACCCAACAATCAGAATTTGCGATCCGGGCATGCAGAAGATCAGCAGACCAATCAAACCTAAACTCGACCCAGCATAAAGAACACTGCTCGCCAATGCACGCAATTGTGATACTCACAGCGTGACTATGCCAAGACTTTTTGTAGAATCTAGGAAGGCTCGATCCACCTGAAAATAACCGCAGCACACTCAAAGGGATAATCCAACATAACACAGAGTCTGGCAAAGGGTCACCCGGGTCCCAAATCCAAACCCGTGGGAAAGTTTTGACCAACATATTGGTGTGAACCCAACACCAGCCTACTAGGAACACCTCGattactctgggcacccaacgCAAGGCACCAAGACGCTCTGCCATCTCCGATCCCGGCAGTGACCGCAACCAAATCAGCCACCAAATTAAAGCCCAGCCGTCACCGTGCAAGGACGCAGAAGCCAGCCTTGGCCGATGTCGATGTCGCCACCTGAACCAGATCCAAGTGAAACCCAGCAACAACAATCCCCATCGTGCCTGCATCCAACCTCTCTTCCACCAATCGCCGACTAGGATCGGCAGTGCACCGCCGGAATCCCATAGCCTAAGACCGCCCCAGACCTCTTTACTTAAATAACATAAGAgtagaataaaaacaaagacaagtattaaatgaaaaaaataacaaCAGAAATATCAAATCTAcccaattaataataaaaatctGCATTTATTTGTAGAAGAGCTCCCTTGACTTCGGCTGATATTAAGTCACTTAATTGACTCCCATATGCTCATGCATCAGATATGCTAGAGGGAAACAAGAGCGATTTTTGTACCACATGTGGATGACAGTTTCTGTGGATTGTGTTCTGGTTTTAAATTAGTAATGAGCAGAAGATAGCAGATGgctttccctttttttcttgCTCAGATGTCAAGGAGAGTTTTTTTGGAGACCAggatttgtaattaaaagatgATTAATGGCCAGATATTTCTCTTGGGCAATCCAATACTGAACTATGGGGCTATGGAATTGAATATATTTATGGAATGTTTGAATACCACATGAGAAAGACAATGTGTTGTGGCATTTGGTTTCATAATGATGAACACCTAAAGAAATCAAGTTTTCTTTGTGAGGAGGATTCTGTAATTTAGATAAACTATTCATGTGTGATTGCTTGATTTACTATTGTATGAGAATCTGAATAGGATAAGTATAGATGGTCCAGTGACCAGTACATTAACTAGTAGGATGGTTTTACTCTGATCTTCCCAATCAACAACCTTTTCTTTCCTGTTCCTTGAAACCAAAGAGACtaacatttctttttctttttgggtcatGATTACTTGCATTGTGCTCGTATTATTGAAATCTTTCTTTAATTATATCGACCGCACTGTCTTTTTCATTGTACTGTGATATGTATTACCAAAAGAAGATAAGGTCTCCGTTTCTCTTTTCTGGTTTTGCTAAAATGAAGATAAGGTTTTTATACCAAAAAAGAATGAAGATAAGGTTGAAAGTGCAAGCAGGAAGGCACTAGAATGTTATTCATCGAACTTCATGGAATAAAAGAAATCATACAAGGAAGTTCTCTGCTAAAGACTTGATGGGAAATCAAACCAAAACATCCCACATCTATAAGGCTGCAAACACCAGTACCACACCATCTTAACCCCTAATcctacatatatacacacacccaaaataatgaaacatatGCACTTTGTTCACAAAATTGACAAACCCATCAATCTGTTTCATGGTCAGGGGCCAGGGAATACCACGCAGGATGAGTCCCTTTGACCCTAAGAAGCCTGGTGAAGGCAGAATCGGGCATTTTCGatttctcctcttcctctaGCTCAGCAGCTGACTTCGGCAACCCATCTGGTATAGGACATAGCCTCTCCCTTGATTTTGCTTCTTCCACTGGCTTTGCTGAATTGAATCCATACGTCTTCCCCTTTTGAATTGCAGCAATTCCATGCAAACATCCCACTAATGACTTTATTCCCCCTGCTTGCAAAATCAACTTCTCCACATCTTCTTTCGGCGTCTCTTTCTGCGCCCAAATCAAAATCTCAGAACAGATTcaagaaaaacagagaaagtggttcttattttcttttctttttttcaacagATACAAAATGATCTATACCTCAAGATCTTTGAGCTCAAAGTACGCTCTCCAGCAACCATAAGACTCATCACCTTCCAGCGTCGAACAGTAATCTGCACCAGACTCACAATAGTTAAAACAAATTTCATCGATTAGCCAACGAAACCTTAGTAAGGAAACAATAGATTAGATCGTGCATTCAAAACCCTACTTACCAGACAGCTCGTTCTCGCACTTTTCGATCAGGGTAGGGCCTTTAATGGCGCGATCGAACTTGGAGCGGCTGAAGGGCTCGAGCTTGGGAATGTAAGCTGGGTTTCTGGAAGAGCAACGAACAGTGGAATAAGCCATTTTTTGAGGCTGAGCTTCTCCGTGAGATTTGaagagaagaggagaagaagatggacaAGAACGAAGCAAGACTGACTTCATCATCGTGCTCAAAGAACCTTGCTTTCTCTTCAAGATTTGGTTTTGCTTCTGGTCTTCGGTTTCAGATTTTTAATTTATGATTGGGTTCGGTTTAGGTGCTTGTTTTATAGTAAACGATGGGCTGAGTGGATAAGGATTAGATATTTTAAATGGGTGTTGTTTGCTTTCCTTTTTTCTAAAGATATTTGAGGGGTGTTAACATCACAGTGCTGTGATGGAAAGGCTGTAACGTGGAGGATGTAGAAATCGTTTGAGGCGCTGCTGTCACCGTTAAAGGTAAGTTATGTGGGAAAGTGTGGACGTGGGACCACAGGTGGGGGTCGCGGAATTTTGGAAAACAGCAGAGCTTCGAGCTTTTTTTATTTGAAGAGAAAAACGATAAACTTTATTAATGAGATCTAATTGTTACAAAGGATCTCATCAAGTACAGGAGGGACAATCCCACCCCAAGACACTTGCAACCCTGAAACAAGGACACTACCAGCTAACTTGTGAGCAATTTTATTAGATTCTCTGTAAACATGGCAGAGGAATGATCCGGCCATAGAAATCAATGCCAAAGAAATGTCATCTATAATCCTCCCAATCTCAGAAATATCATCTCCAGCTGCCTGAACCAACTGTAGACAATCAGACTCCACAATGATGGGAGTTACATGAAACTGTAAAGCAATCTTGCATGCCAAAGGACCAGCCAACGTTTTCCACCATATATGGAGAAATCACATCATCACACCTGCAACAAGCCCCAGCCACTATATCACCCAAAGAGTCCCTAACAACTACTCCAAGTCCTCCACGGCGTAAATGCATATTATACGCCCCATCAACATTAGCTTTTAGCCAACCAGCAAGAGGAGGACACCAAGGTTTAGCCTGCCTACCCAATGTAATCTTATTTTTCACATTAGCTGCCTTGAAAGTATGGAACAAAGACATCACTTAGAACTGAACTTGTGCAACAGAATGGAATTTACTAGACCAAACCCTTTGGTTTCTCTCCTTCCAAACTCCCCAGATAAGCATCAACAATAGATCAAAATCCTCATTCGACAAACAAGAGAAACAGAAACTTAACCAATCAAGCATAGAACTCATTGGAGTTGCCGAAACAGACTGCAAGGAAGGGAAAAAATTGAACAAATCTTTCACAAAGGCACACTCCTTGCTAATATGGACAATAGACTCCTCTGCATCATTATAGAAATAGCACCCATCTTGAAGGTAAACCTTTCGATTTCTAAGCTGAGTAATTGTAGGTAAAATTGAAGCACAAGTTTTCCAAACATGAACCTTGATTTTACCTGGAATCTTTGCTGCCCAAATAGATTTCCAAATGGGAACCGAGACCTCAGAACTAGGACTAGCCGTTGTGTTAGGATATAAAGTACCAACTGCCAGTCTATATGCACTTTTAGTTGTAAGCCTCCCTTTCAGATCAAAGTGTCAAACTAGCCTATCTGGCACATGATTAGAGCTAAGAGGAATAGAAGAAATAAGAGAAGCATCACCCTCATCAAAGTTAGCTGAAATCAACTCTTTGTCCCATTGTCCATCACATAGCAGTTCACTAACTAATACTAGAGAATAGGTATCGTACCTGATAGGTTGAAAAAAAGCGGGCCTTGGGAGCCATGCATCCTCCCAAATTCTGATCCTCGAACCATCACCAACCTTCCACCTCACCCCACTCCTTAGAGTAGACCGTGCAGTATAAATACCGCGCCAACAAGCAGAAGAGCAGCAAGCTACAAGAGCAGATAAGAGGTCATCATTAGGAAAATAACGAGCTTTAAGTAATCTCCCAACCAAAGAATTGGGGTTACGCAGAATTCTCCATCCTTGCTTGGCCAATAGCGCCATACAGGTCACGAAATCCCATCCCTCCTTCCTCCTTAGGTATGCACAAACGTTCCC
Coding sequences:
- the LOC112173399 gene encoding CCG-binding protein 1 produces the protein MMKSVLLRSCPSSSPLLFKSHGEAQPQKMAYSTVRCSSRNPAYIPKLEPFSRSKFDRAIKGPTLIEKCENELSDYCSTLEGDESYGCWRAYFELKDLEKETPKEDVEKLILQAGGIKSLVGCLHGIAAIQKGKTYGFNSAKPVEEAKSRERLCPIPDGLPKSAAELEEEEKSKMPDSAFTRLLRVKGTHPAWYSLAPDHETD